The Chryseobacterium aureum genome contains a region encoding:
- the upp gene encoding uracil phosphoribosyltransferase: MLTILSQHFSLVNEWINELRNVDIQHDRMRFRRNMERIGEIAAFEISKGLEYREVEIQTPLDTIKSREIAVQPVITTILRAGVPLFEGILNYLDRADCGFVAAYRKHDANDYFSIKQDYLTCPSIEGRPLIVADPMLATGASLIEAIKDLLTNGNPTQLHIVAAIASKQGVETVQNAYPEAHIWVGAIDEHLTSKGYITPGLGDAGDLSYGEKLQR, from the coding sequence ATGCTTACTATTTTATCGCAACACTTTTCTCTTGTTAATGAATGGATCAACGAACTTAGAAACGTTGACATCCAGCATGACCGAATGAGATTCAGAAGAAATATGGAAAGAATCGGGGAGATTGCCGCTTTTGAAATCAGTAAAGGACTGGAGTACAGAGAAGTTGAAATTCAAACTCCCTTAGATACAATAAAAAGCAGAGAAATTGCTGTACAGCCTGTTATTACAACCATCTTAAGAGCAGGAGTTCCATTATTTGAAGGAATACTGAATTATCTGGACAGAGCAGACTGCGGTTTTGTAGCAGCTTACAGAAAACACGATGCCAACGATTATTTTTCAATCAAGCAGGATTATCTTACCTGCCCAAGCATTGAAGGCAGACCACTTATTGTAGCAGATCCCATGCTGGCAACAGGAGCTTCCCTTATTGAAGCAATCAAAGATTTGCTGACCAATGGAAATCCAACCCAGCTTCATATTGTAGCAGCTATTGCTTCAAAACAAGGTGTTGAAACGGTTCAGAATGCTTACCCTGAAGCTCATATCTGGGTAGGAGCTATCGATGAGCATTTAACCTCAAAAGGGTATATCACTCCGGGATTAGGAGATGCCGGAGATCTTAGCTACGGAGAAAAACTTCAGAGATAA
- the der gene encoding ribosome biogenesis GTPase Der — MSNIVAIVGRPNVGKSTLFNRLLERREAIVDSTAGVTRDRHYGKSDWNGVDFTVIDTGGYDVGTDDIFEEEIRKQVQLAVDEATSIIFMMNVEEGLTDTDYEIYRLLRRSNKPIYIVINKVDSAKEELPATEFYQLGIDKYYTLSSATGSGTGDLLDDIVKDFPTTEYKDPFEGLPKITIAGRPNVGKSTMTNALLDVERNIVTDIAGTTRDSIQTLYNKFGHEFVLVDTAGMRRKSKVNEDLEFYSVMRSIRSIEYSDVVIIMVDATQGWESQDMNIFGLAQKNRKGIVILVNKWDLIEDKQTNTMRDFEKSIKDKIGQFQDIPILFVSALTKQRILKAVEVAMEVYEDRKKKIKTSKLNEVMLPIFEQTPPPALKGKYIKIKYCVQLPTPSPQFVFFCNLPQYVKEPYKRFTENQLRKQFGFTGVPIEVYFRQK, encoded by the coding sequence ATGTCAAATATTGTCGCAATCGTGGGGCGTCCCAACGTAGGAAAATCCACGCTTTTTAATCGTTTATTAGAAAGAAGAGAAGCTATTGTAGATTCTACAGCAGGGGTTACCAGAGACCGTCACTACGGAAAATCAGACTGGAATGGAGTAGACTTTACCGTGATTGATACCGGAGGTTATGATGTAGGTACCGATGATATCTTTGAAGAGGAAATCCGTAAACAGGTACAGCTGGCAGTGGATGAAGCTACTTCCATTATCTTTATGATGAATGTGGAAGAAGGACTTACTGATACAGACTACGAAATTTACAGACTTCTTAGAAGATCCAACAAACCCATTTATATTGTTATTAATAAAGTAGATTCCGCAAAAGAAGAACTTCCGGCAACAGAATTCTATCAGTTAGGAATTGATAAATATTATACCCTTTCTTCGGCTACAGGTTCCGGTACAGGAGATTTGTTAGATGATATCGTTAAAGATTTCCCTACTACGGAATATAAAGATCCTTTCGAAGGCCTTCCAAAAATTACCATTGCAGGACGTCCCAATGTAGGAAAATCTACAATGACCAATGCTTTACTGGATGTTGAAAGAAATATTGTAACAGATATTGCAGGAACTACCAGAGATAGTATCCAGACTTTATATAATAAATTCGGACATGAGTTTGTCCTGGTAGATACCGCAGGGATGAGAAGAAAGTCTAAGGTAAATGAAGACCTGGAATTTTATTCCGTAATGAGATCGATCCGTTCCATTGAATATTCTGATGTTGTAATCATTATGGTAGATGCTACGCAGGGATGGGAATCTCAGGATATGAACATCTTCGGCCTGGCTCAGAAAAACAGAAAAGGGATTGTAATTCTTGTTAACAAGTGGGATTTGATCGAGGATAAGCAGACCAATACAATGCGTGATTTTGAAAAATCAATTAAAGACAAAATTGGTCAGTTCCAGGATATTCCAATCTTATTTGTTTCAGCTTTAACGAAGCAGAGAATCTTAAAAGCGGTAGAAGTAGCCATGGAGGTTTACGAAGACCGTAAGAAGAAAATTAAAACTTCAAAACTGAATGAAGTAATGCTTCCAATCTTCGAACAGACACCACCACCGGCATTGAAAGGAAAATACATTAAAATCAAATACTGTGTTCAGCTTCCTACGCCATCTCCTCAGTTTGTGTTTTTCTGTAACCTTCCGCAATATGTGAAAGAACCCTATAAAAGATTTACTGAAAATCAGTTGAGAAAACAATTTGGGTTTACCGGAGTTCCGATTGAAGTATATTTCAGACAAAAATAA
- a CDS encoding helix-turn-helix domain-containing protein has protein sequence MNSESDYIKTVFGLKLKQQRQRKNWSLQDLAVKTGLSKSYLNEIENGKKYPKHDKIIQLSEALNCTFDDLVSTKLDKSLAPFNEILQSDFFKEVPLELFGINKNNLISIISDAPKKVTAFINALIEISQNYNLGKERFYFAVLRSFQELYDNYFPEIEEKVGIFTQENHLKTGKNLKSDLLEKILSEKFSYTIQSENFEMYGTLDNLRSLLIPEKRLLLLNQKLEKDQKTFILAKEIGFNVLELKNRPNTYSWLDFGSFEEILNNFYASYFAGALLISKEPVIDKTSDFFRQNAWEPKSFESLISSFTHSPETFYYRLTNILSAEMGIKDLFYLCLIKKKNSDKIQILKELHLNHQQAPHANATNEHYCRRWIAVKNLDHLKENETLTDAQISHYKDQGISYLVISTSQKNPFSDGSNRSYCLGILLNPPTIKKISFVKSPSLPTINVGVTCESCSIADCEVRQAPPVRLEKEHFNMSMKNAVEKIRKNFEDAQG, from the coding sequence ATGAATTCGGAAAGCGACTATATCAAAACAGTTTTCGGACTAAAACTGAAACAGCAGCGACAAAGGAAAAACTGGTCTCTGCAGGATCTTGCTGTAAAAACAGGATTATCAAAATCTTACCTCAACGAAATTGAAAACGGAAAAAAATATCCCAAGCACGATAAAATCATTCAGCTTTCTGAGGCGCTGAACTGTACTTTTGATGATCTGGTTTCTACTAAGCTCGATAAGAGTCTCGCTCCTTTCAATGAAATTCTTCAGTCTGATTTCTTTAAAGAGGTTCCGCTGGAGTTATTCGGGATCAATAAGAACAACCTTATCAGTATCATAAGTGATGCTCCTAAAAAAGTAACCGCTTTTATCAATGCACTGATTGAAATTTCACAGAATTACAATCTTGGAAAGGAAAGGTTTTATTTCGCGGTACTGAGATCATTCCAGGAACTGTATGATAATTATTTTCCGGAAATTGAGGAGAAAGTAGGCATTTTCACCCAGGAAAATCACTTAAAAACCGGAAAAAATTTAAAATCGGACCTGCTGGAAAAAATTCTTTCGGAAAAGTTCAGCTATACTATTCAGTCTGAAAATTTTGAGATGTATGGAACTCTGGATAATCTCCGCTCTCTGCTTATTCCGGAGAAAAGGCTTTTACTACTGAATCAAAAGCTGGAAAAGGATCAGAAAACGTTTATCCTAGCAAAGGAAATCGGATTCAATGTTCTGGAATTAAAAAATCGTCCCAATACCTATTCATGGCTTGATTTTGGAAGTTTTGAGGAAATTCTGAATAACTTTTATGCATCTTATTTCGCAGGAGCTCTGTTAATTTCAAAAGAACCTGTCATTGACAAAACTTCGGATTTTTTCCGGCAAAATGCATGGGAACCCAAAAGTTTTGAAAGTCTTATCAGCAGCTTCACCCACTCTCCTGAAACGTTCTATTACCGCCTGACGAATATTCTTTCGGCAGAAATGGGAATTAAAGATCTGTTCTATTTATGCCTGATAAAAAAGAAAAATTCGGATAAAATCCAGATTTTAAAAGAGCTGCACCTGAACCATCAGCAGGCTCCCCATGCGAATGCAACCAATGAACACTATTGCAGGAGGTGGATTGCCGTGAAAAATCTTGATCATTTAAAAGAAAATGAAACGTTAACGGATGCCCAGATTTCCCATTACAAAGATCAGGGAATAAGTTATCTGGTGATCTCCACTTCACAGAAAAATCCTTTTTCCGACGGGAGCAACAGAAGCTATTGCCTTGGTATTCTGCTGAACCCACCAACAATAAAAAAAATAAGTTTTGTAAAGTCTCCATCATTACCAACCATCAATGTGGGCGTAACCTGCGAATCATGCAGTATTGCAGACTGTGAGGTTAGACAGGCCCCGCCCGTAAGACTGGAAAAAGAACATTTTAATATGAGCATGAAGAATGCTGTGGAGAAGATCAGGAAGAATTTTGAGGATGCGCAAGGGTGA
- a CDS encoding alpha/beta fold hydrolase, with the protein MPNLLLLHGALGHSDIFKPYLNTLSQYFTVHTPLFSGHGDRELPEGGIHIKKYAQELSEYCQVNHLTDVSIFGHSMGGYAALCYAMESPENVNSIITLGTKFDWTEEQALKESKMLNPDVILEKVPQYAQLLGRQHGTKWKQLLPAIADLMIDLGKNPPLENNFASITTPTQIMVGDQDNMVTLEESMRVYRSLPNAKLAVLPDTKHPMDKVRPGLLLSLMKDFWNIS; encoded by the coding sequence ATGCCCAATCTGCTTTTACTTCACGGAGCTTTAGGCCACAGCGACATTTTCAAACCTTATCTGAATACGCTGTCCCAATATTTCACAGTTCACACGCCTCTATTTTCAGGACACGGGGATCGGGAGCTTCCGGAAGGAGGAATCCATATTAAAAAATACGCTCAGGAATTATCCGAATATTGCCAGGTGAATCATTTAACAGATGTTTCTATTTTCGGACATAGTATGGGAGGTTATGCAGCTCTTTGCTACGCCATGGAAAGTCCTGAGAATGTAAATTCTATCATCACTTTGGGAACAAAATTTGACTGGACTGAGGAACAGGCTTTGAAGGAAAGTAAAATGCTTAATCCTGATGTTATTCTTGAAAAAGTTCCACAGTATGCCCAGCTTTTAGGAAGGCAGCACGGAACAAAATGGAAACAGCTTCTCCCTGCTATTGCTGATTTAATGATTGATTTAGGTAAAAATCCTCCTCTGGAAAATAATTTTGCTTCAATTACTACTCCTACTCAAATTATGGTGGGAGACCAAGACAATATGGTAACGCTGGAAGAAAGTATGAGGGTGTACAGAAGTCTTCCCAATGCAAAATTGGCCGTACTTCCGGATACAAAGCATCCTATGGATAAAGTACGACCAGGTTTATTACTGAGCTTAATGAAAGATTTCTGGAATATTTCTTAA
- a CDS encoding ComF family protein, with amino-acid sequence MILDLLFPNRCIHCNRIIDPELLVCDLCFSQIHFTHYNYLENNPIKEKCSVFFPVENAFSLLQFEEEGLSRKIIHELKYRNRERVGKILADWTFERLKFNTQKPDLLVSVPLHPKKLKERGYNQLHLFTETLSSYYTIPFDHQLIKRNHYSKAQALKDKKHRLESIHTFSVTQPVTGKHVLLIDDVFTTGNTVSSVAWEILNGGGNTVSVLVMAIDI; translated from the coding sequence ATGATACTGGATTTATTGTTTCCGAACCGCTGCATCCACTGCAACAGAATCATCGACCCCGAATTATTAGTTTGTGATCTCTGCTTCAGTCAGATTCACTTTACCCATTACAATTATTTGGAAAATAATCCGATCAAGGAAAAATGCAGTGTATTCTTTCCTGTTGAAAATGCTTTTTCTTTACTACAGTTTGAAGAGGAAGGTTTAAGCCGGAAAATTATTCATGAACTGAAATACAGAAACCGGGAAAGAGTTGGAAAAATACTTGCCGATTGGACTTTCGAACGGCTGAAATTCAACACCCAAAAACCTGATTTGCTGGTAAGTGTTCCTCTTCATCCAAAGAAGCTGAAGGAGCGCGGATACAATCAGCTTCATTTATTCACAGAAACCTTATCTTCATATTACACGATACCTTTTGATCATCAGTTAATCAAAAGAAATCACTATTCAAAAGCACAGGCTTTAAAAGATAAGAAGCACAGGCTGGAATCTATCCATACATTTTCTGTCACCCAGCCTGTAACAGGAAAACATGTTCTTCTGATTGATGATGTTTTCACAACAGGAAATACTGTTTCATCAGTGGCATGGGAGATTTTAAATGGTGGCGGCAATACAGTAAGTGTACTTGTAATGGCGATAGATATTTGA
- a CDS encoding transposase: MLRKTIIHHYRDILNYFDKRSTNAAAESFNAKIKNFRMQLRGVKDRNFFLFRLTKLFA, translated from the coding sequence ATTTTAAGAAAAACGATAATACATCATTACAGAGATATTTTAAACTATTTTGATAAAAGAAGCACTAATGCAGCAGCTGAATCTTTTAATGCGAAAATCAAAAACTTCAGAATGCAACTCAGAGGAGTCAAAGACAGAAACTTTTTTCTCTTCAGATTAACCAAACTTTTTGCTTAG